A part of Rhodamnia argentea isolate NSW1041297 chromosome 8, ASM2092103v1, whole genome shotgun sequence genomic DNA contains:
- the LOC115741224 gene encoding uncharacterized protein LOC115741224 isoform X3 yields MDESESMVALKKAYAEIILNTAKEAAARVMASERKALRVQHDLKATKEEGLRMLLRLKQMMDAKIAEAEIMSVSQRGRIQELEAQLQEAEDKILDLRVELRSVQDELEKAKKNQIGQNPEELSFPSKDGTPENHVNSFPSIVPYSSDSELETVVPLEDVSLINVARDHKSCNGRKQARQLVDPPLEYDRNQSPDLASIIMARRKEPELYRNGCTQRVRAFEGHMLDRTLVAVETSTAACGLDCKRSDKASMEETLAVAEKLPGKELNKTSKVPTRRRRGAQLRKYKATSQRPSSSKLMKCSQTSVSDCKSCSRNDSVKSGEVVHSGVSLRAGKVKELKNPLGLQDMLQSNRNYLADGKVLKGKRKKIARGRKCLPDLLTSTTKASILRRCLVVGNGDSTLQSRNNGMIFREEEFIDDCESVKKEMSGVEILIFPDGKLDNGMTDVRELNSGGSTQTNNSTPLKYTFQRKRRREPSNHTDEIAAPRKSKGKKKKEDMEDDIGEPKKSDTVNESSRDSRRLAQVARQLIALSGKRW; encoded by the exons ATGGACGAATCTGAG AGCATGGTGGCGTTGAAGAAGGCCTACGCGGAGATCATTCTGAACACGGCGAAGGAGGCGGCGGCTCGCGTAATGGCGTCGGAGCGCAAGGCGCTCCGGGTTCAGCATGATCTGAAGGCTACCAAAGAGGAAGGCCTTCGAATGCTGCTTCGCTTGAAGCAGATGATGGATGCCAAG ATAGCTGAAGCAGAAATAATGTCTGTGAGCCAAAGGGGAAGGATTCAAGAGCTAGAAGCGCAGCTACAGGAGGCAGAAGACAAGATCCTAGACCTGAGAGTAGAGTTGAGGAGCGTGCAGGATGAATTGGAGAAGGCGAAGAAAAACCAAATAGGACAAAATCCAGAGGAACTATCATTTCCTAGTAAGGATGGAACTCCAGAGAATCATGTTAATTCCTTTCCATCCATTGTACCCTATTCATCCGACTCAGAGCTCGAAACTGTGGTTCCTCTGGAGGATGTGTCGTTGATTAACGTAGCCAGGGACCACAAGAGCTGCAATGGAAGAAAGCAGGCTCGACAATTGGTTGATCCGCCTTTGGAGTATGATCGTAATCAAAGCCCAGATTTAGCTTCCATAATCATGGCAAGAAGAAAGGAGCCCGAGCTGTACCGGAATGGATGTACACAGAGGGTCCGTGCATTTGAAGGACACATGCTGGATCGAACTTTAGTAGCTGTAGAAACTTCCACAGCAGCTTGTGGTCTGGACTGCAAGAGAAGTGATAAAGCTTCCATGGAAGAAACCCTGGCAGTGGCAGAGAAGCTTCCTGGAAAAGAATTGAATAAAACTTCAAAGGTGCCaactagaagaagaagaggggcaCAACTTAGAAAGTACAAAGCTACTTCACAGAGGCCCTCTTCTAGTAAGCTCATGAAGTGTTCTCAAACTTCTGTTTCTGACTGCAAGTCATGTTCAAGGAACGACAGTGTTAAATCTGGTGAAGTTGTCCATTCTGGAGTCTCTTTGAGGGCTGGAAAAGTGAAAGAGTTGAAAAATCCCTTAGGGTTGCAGGATATGTTGCAGAGTAATCGTAACTACCTTGCTGACGGTAAAGTTCTCAAAggcaagagaaaaaagatagctAGAGGAAGGAAGTGTCTTCCTGACCTGCTCACTTCAACTACGAAAGCATCTATTCTTCGTCGTT GCCTTGTCGTAGGAAACGGAGATTCCACATTGCAATCAAGAAATAATGGAATGATTTTCAGGGAAGAAGAGTTTATAGATGACTGTGAGTCAGTGAAGAAGGAAATGAGTGGTGTGGAGATTCTGATATTTCCAGATGGTAAATTAGACAATGGGATGACTGATGTGAGAGAGCTGAATAGTGGAGGATCTACTCAAACTAACAACTCAACACCTCTCAAGTACACCTTCCAGAGAAAGCGCAGAAGAGAGCCCTCAAACCACACTGATGAAATTGCTGCACCCCGAAAGagtaaagggaaaaagaagaaggaggacatGGAGGATGACATCGGAGAGCCAAAAAAATCTGACACAGTGAATGAGTCATCAAGAGACAGTCGGAGACTTGCTCAAGTGGCTCGCCAG CTTATTGCTTTGTCTGGAAAGAGATGGTAG
- the LOC115741225 gene encoding type IV inositol polyphosphate 5-phosphatase 6-like translates to MDGMNRGPRSGKGLLKWFLWKHKRDAQFRSGELSDDTDCEDEEDLFELSAQAMEVDACVPRNELRIFVGTWNVAGKSPVGSLAEDLDDWLNLKDAADVYVLGFQEIVPLKPMNVIGGEDPKEAAKWNMLIGKALNERDGCRWLTPMLNPVLDDHYQYAGTSDYEARRSISSSMMIPLQEHPLMKRGKSYTGSKYKLMASKKMVGVFISVWMKKDLLRRYRVSNVRVCSVPCGIMNCLGNKGSVSVSMSVEGTSFCFIAAHLASGEKKGDEGRRNHQVSEIFRRTYFPRFNKDDDKNHPLTILGHDQIFWFGDLNYRLYLENDLPRELIRKQDWRALQQFDQLRKEQEDGVFQGWKEGNIEFAPTYKYSSLNGNRYSGGLPSRRREKQRTPAWCDRILWYGKGARQISYSRSESKFSDHRPVSALFATQIEVAKANPIVAPLPAIFTSTAPSIQLQTGKSAHCENAKSTLMSLIVNDMESLPEATLKL, encoded by the exons ATGGATGGCATGAACCGGGGACCGAGATCAGGTAAAGGGCTGCTTAAGTGGTTCCTGTGGAAGCACAAGAGAGACGCCCAGTTTCGTTCGGGCGAACTTTCAg ATGACACTGActgtgaagatgaagaagacctGTTTGAATTGTCAGCTCAGGCCATGGAGGTGGATGCTTGcgttccaagaaatgaactgag AATCTTTGTGGGGACGTGGAATGTGGCGGGGAAGTCACCAGTTGGAAGCTTGGCAGAGGATTTGGATGACTGGTTGAATCTTAAAGATGCAGCTGATGTGTATGTCCTAGG ATTTCAAGAGATCGTACCGCTGAAGCCAATGAACGTAATTGGAGGAGAAGACCCGAAAGAAGCGGCAAAGTGGAACATGCTCATCGGAAAAGCACTGAATGAGAGAGATGGATGCCGATGGTTAACCCCTATGCTAAATCCGGTCTTAGATGACCACTATCAGTATGCGGGAACTTCAGATTACGAAGCAAGGAGGAGCATTAGCAGCAGCATGATGATTCCACTGCAAGAGCATCCCCTCATGAAGCGTGGTAAATCATACACTGGCAGCAAATATAAGCTCATGGCAAGCAAGAAAATGGTTGGGGTATTTATCAGTGTGTGGATGAAAAAGGATCTGCTGAGGCGATACCGTGTTTCTAATGTTAGAGTATGTTCAGTGCCATGTGGAATCATGAATTGTCTAGGGAACAAAGGCTCGGTTTCAGTTAGCATGTCAGTAGAAGGAACCAGCTTTTGCTTCATTGCAGCACACTTGGCCTCTGGTGAGAAGAAAGGCGATGAAGGCCGAAGAAATCACCAAGTCTCGGAGATATTCAGGAGAACTTATTTCCCTCGTTTCAATAAAGATGACGACAAAAATCATCCTCTAACTATCCTCGGACATGA TCAAATATTCTGGTTTGGGGATCTAAACTACAGGTTGTACTTGGAGAATGATTTACCCAGGGAACTGATCAGGAAGCAGGATTGGAGGGCGTTGCAACAGTTTGACCAGCTTCggaaagaacaagaagatggAGTGTTCCAGGGCTGGAAAGAGGGGAACATAGAATTCGCACCCACATATAAGTATTCCTCACTGAATGGTAATAGATACTCAGGAGGATTACCCAGCAGACGTAGGGAAAAGCAGCGGACTCCAGCATG GTGTGATCGGATCTTATGGTATGGAAAAGGAGCGAGGCAAATCTCCTACTCCCGCAGTGAAAGCAAATTTTCTGATCATCGGCCGGTTTCTGCTCTATTTGCCACACAGATAGAAGTGGCAAAAGCCAACCCCATAGTTGCTCCACTGCCCGCCATTTTCACATCTACAGCACCTTCAATCCAACTCCAAACT GGGAAGAGTGCGCACTGTGAAAATGCCAAATCTACATTGATGTCACTGATTGTCAACGACATGGAATCATTGCCAGAAGCTACACTGAAGTTATAG
- the LOC115741224 gene encoding uncharacterized protein LOC115741224 isoform X2, whose amino-acid sequence MDESESMVALKKAYAEIILNTAKEAAARVMASERKALRVQHDLKATKEEGLRMLLRLKQMMDAKIAEAEIMSVSQRGRIQELEAQLQEAEDKILDLRVELRSVQDELEKAKKNQIGQNPEELSFPSKDGTPENHVNSFPSIVPYSSDSELETVVPLEDVSLINVARDHKSCNGRKQARQLVDPPLEYDRNQSPDLASIIMARRKEPELYRNGCTQRVRAFEGHMLDRTLVAVETSTAACGLDCKMAVAEKLPGKELNKTSKVPTRRRRGAQLRKYKATSQRPSSSKLMKCSQTSVSDCKSCSRNDSVKSGEVVHSGVSLRAGKVKELKNPLGLQDMLQSNRNYLADGKVLKGKRKKIARGRKCLPDLLTSTTKASILRRCKADQLDADLTSADAWPKETEKGLLTNLDAGLVVGNGDSTLQSRNNGMIFREEEFIDDCESVKKEMSGVEILIFPDGKLDNGMTDVRELNSGGSTQTNNSTPLKYTFQRKRRREPSNHTDEIAAPRKSKGKKKKEDMEDDIGEPKKSDTVNESSRDSRRLAQVARQLIALSGKRW is encoded by the exons ATGGACGAATCTGAG AGCATGGTGGCGTTGAAGAAGGCCTACGCGGAGATCATTCTGAACACGGCGAAGGAGGCGGCGGCTCGCGTAATGGCGTCGGAGCGCAAGGCGCTCCGGGTTCAGCATGATCTGAAGGCTACCAAAGAGGAAGGCCTTCGAATGCTGCTTCGCTTGAAGCAGATGATGGATGCCAAG ATAGCTGAAGCAGAAATAATGTCTGTGAGCCAAAGGGGAAGGATTCAAGAGCTAGAAGCGCAGCTACAGGAGGCAGAAGACAAGATCCTAGACCTGAGAGTAGAGTTGAGGAGCGTGCAGGATGAATTGGAGAAGGCGAAGAAAAACCAAATAGGACAAAATCCAGAGGAACTATCATTTCCTAGTAAGGATGGAACTCCAGAGAATCATGTTAATTCCTTTCCATCCATTGTACCCTATTCATCCGACTCAGAGCTCGAAACTGTGGTTCCTCTGGAGGATGTGTCGTTGATTAACGTAGCCAGGGACCACAAGAGCTGCAATGGAAGAAAGCAGGCTCGACAATTGGTTGATCCGCCTTTGGAGTATGATCGTAATCAAAGCCCAGATTTAGCTTCCATAATCATGGCAAGAAGAAAGGAGCCCGAGCTGTACCGGAATGGATGTACACAGAGGGTCCGTGCATTTGAAGGACACATGCTGGATCGAACTTTAGTAGCTGTAGAAACTTCCACAGCAGCTTGTGGTCTGGACTGCAAGA TGGCAGTGGCAGAGAAGCTTCCTGGAAAAGAATTGAATAAAACTTCAAAGGTGCCaactagaagaagaagaggggcaCAACTTAGAAAGTACAAAGCTACTTCACAGAGGCCCTCTTCTAGTAAGCTCATGAAGTGTTCTCAAACTTCTGTTTCTGACTGCAAGTCATGTTCAAGGAACGACAGTGTTAAATCTGGTGAAGTTGTCCATTCTGGAGTCTCTTTGAGGGCTGGAAAAGTGAAAGAGTTGAAAAATCCCTTAGGGTTGCAGGATATGTTGCAGAGTAATCGTAACTACCTTGCTGACGGTAAAGTTCTCAAAggcaagagaaaaaagatagctAGAGGAAGGAAGTGTCTTCCTGACCTGCTCACTTCAACTACGAAAGCATCTATTCTTCGTCGTTGTAAGGCTGATCAACTTGATGCCGACTTGACTTCTGCTGATGCTTGGCCAAAGGAAACTGAAAAGGGCTTATTGACCAATTTGGATGCAGGCCTTGTCGTAGGAAACGGAGATTCCACATTGCAATCAAGAAATAATGGAATGATTTTCAGGGAAGAAGAGTTTATAGATGACTGTGAGTCAGTGAAGAAGGAAATGAGTGGTGTGGAGATTCTGATATTTCCAGATGGTAAATTAGACAATGGGATGACTGATGTGAGAGAGCTGAATAGTGGAGGATCTACTCAAACTAACAACTCAACACCTCTCAAGTACACCTTCCAGAGAAAGCGCAGAAGAGAGCCCTCAAACCACACTGATGAAATTGCTGCACCCCGAAAGagtaaagggaaaaagaagaaggaggacatGGAGGATGACATCGGAGAGCCAAAAAAATCTGACACAGTGAATGAGTCATCAAGAGACAGTCGGAGACTTGCTCAAGTGGCTCGCCAG CTTATTGCTTTGTCTGGAAAGAGATGGTAG
- the LOC115741224 gene encoding uncharacterized protein LOC115741224 isoform X1, with protein MDESESMVALKKAYAEIILNTAKEAAARVMASERKALRVQHDLKATKEEGLRMLLRLKQMMDAKIAEAEIMSVSQRGRIQELEAQLQEAEDKILDLRVELRSVQDELEKAKKNQIGQNPEELSFPSKDGTPENHVNSFPSIVPYSSDSELETVVPLEDVSLINVARDHKSCNGRKQARQLVDPPLEYDRNQSPDLASIIMARRKEPELYRNGCTQRVRAFEGHMLDRTLVAVETSTAACGLDCKRSDKASMEETLAVAEKLPGKELNKTSKVPTRRRRGAQLRKYKATSQRPSSSKLMKCSQTSVSDCKSCSRNDSVKSGEVVHSGVSLRAGKVKELKNPLGLQDMLQSNRNYLADGKVLKGKRKKIARGRKCLPDLLTSTTKASILRRCKADQLDADLTSADAWPKETEKGLLTNLDAGLVVGNGDSTLQSRNNGMIFREEEFIDDCESVKKEMSGVEILIFPDGKLDNGMTDVRELNSGGSTQTNNSTPLKYTFQRKRRREPSNHTDEIAAPRKSKGKKKKEDMEDDIGEPKKSDTVNESSRDSRRLAQVARQLIALSGKRW; from the exons ATGGACGAATCTGAG AGCATGGTGGCGTTGAAGAAGGCCTACGCGGAGATCATTCTGAACACGGCGAAGGAGGCGGCGGCTCGCGTAATGGCGTCGGAGCGCAAGGCGCTCCGGGTTCAGCATGATCTGAAGGCTACCAAAGAGGAAGGCCTTCGAATGCTGCTTCGCTTGAAGCAGATGATGGATGCCAAG ATAGCTGAAGCAGAAATAATGTCTGTGAGCCAAAGGGGAAGGATTCAAGAGCTAGAAGCGCAGCTACAGGAGGCAGAAGACAAGATCCTAGACCTGAGAGTAGAGTTGAGGAGCGTGCAGGATGAATTGGAGAAGGCGAAGAAAAACCAAATAGGACAAAATCCAGAGGAACTATCATTTCCTAGTAAGGATGGAACTCCAGAGAATCATGTTAATTCCTTTCCATCCATTGTACCCTATTCATCCGACTCAGAGCTCGAAACTGTGGTTCCTCTGGAGGATGTGTCGTTGATTAACGTAGCCAGGGACCACAAGAGCTGCAATGGAAGAAAGCAGGCTCGACAATTGGTTGATCCGCCTTTGGAGTATGATCGTAATCAAAGCCCAGATTTAGCTTCCATAATCATGGCAAGAAGAAAGGAGCCCGAGCTGTACCGGAATGGATGTACACAGAGGGTCCGTGCATTTGAAGGACACATGCTGGATCGAACTTTAGTAGCTGTAGAAACTTCCACAGCAGCTTGTGGTCTGGACTGCAAGAGAAGTGATAAAGCTTCCATGGAAGAAACCCTGGCAGTGGCAGAGAAGCTTCCTGGAAAAGAATTGAATAAAACTTCAAAGGTGCCaactagaagaagaagaggggcaCAACTTAGAAAGTACAAAGCTACTTCACAGAGGCCCTCTTCTAGTAAGCTCATGAAGTGTTCTCAAACTTCTGTTTCTGACTGCAAGTCATGTTCAAGGAACGACAGTGTTAAATCTGGTGAAGTTGTCCATTCTGGAGTCTCTTTGAGGGCTGGAAAAGTGAAAGAGTTGAAAAATCCCTTAGGGTTGCAGGATATGTTGCAGAGTAATCGTAACTACCTTGCTGACGGTAAAGTTCTCAAAggcaagagaaaaaagatagctAGAGGAAGGAAGTGTCTTCCTGACCTGCTCACTTCAACTACGAAAGCATCTATTCTTCGTCGTTGTAAGGCTGATCAACTTGATGCCGACTTGACTTCTGCTGATGCTTGGCCAAAGGAAACTGAAAAGGGCTTATTGACCAATTTGGATGCAGGCCTTGTCGTAGGAAACGGAGATTCCACATTGCAATCAAGAAATAATGGAATGATTTTCAGGGAAGAAGAGTTTATAGATGACTGTGAGTCAGTGAAGAAGGAAATGAGTGGTGTGGAGATTCTGATATTTCCAGATGGTAAATTAGACAATGGGATGACTGATGTGAGAGAGCTGAATAGTGGAGGATCTACTCAAACTAACAACTCAACACCTCTCAAGTACACCTTCCAGAGAAAGCGCAGAAGAGAGCCCTCAAACCACACTGATGAAATTGCTGCACCCCGAAAGagtaaagggaaaaagaagaaggaggacatGGAGGATGACATCGGAGAGCCAAAAAAATCTGACACAGTGAATGAGTCATCAAGAGACAGTCGGAGACTTGCTCAAGTGGCTCGCCAG CTTATTGCTTTGTCTGGAAAGAGATGGTAG
- the LOC115741226 gene encoding adventurous-gliding motility protein Z isoform X1, whose translation MAVAGTDAQKQLLTLIRDFASEKSQGERRVADLRKQIEELRSALDAANAELEGTKLRRETAEQELKGYEVELAVNESAIQTLEARISTIQKEISTVRSDLQDLKSKDSESRDEFINKMFELNAKIRNFQKTALRDVGKEDIIGNLSEDSCLSVKEDVHRTADRALEYKLAHVITELTKEEEMLQVEQNMQKQVQQELIDLEMKVLSMEAIAKTTRDLQVLTRQSSQLEQKYSGLAGELQRRSMCPSCCQDNIEALEGSLHVNEAD comes from the exons ATGGCGGTTGCAGGTACTGATGCACAGAAGCAGCTCCTGACTCTGATTCGCGACTTCGCCTCCGAGAAATCGCAAGGAG AGCGAAGAGTAGCTGATCTGAGGAAACAAATTGAGGAGCTGCGATCGGCGCTGGATGCGGCTAACGCAGAACTCGAAGGCACGAAGCTCCGTAGAGAGACTGCTGAGCAAGAGCTGAAAGGCTATGAAGTTGAATTGGCTGTGAACGAATCCGCTATTCAGACTCTTGAG GCTAGGATTTCCACCATTCAGAAGGAGATATCTACTGTTCGGTCAGATCTACAGGATCTGAAG AGTAAAGACAGCGAATCTAG AGACGAGTTCATCAACAAGATGTTTGAGTTGAATGCCAAAATAAG GAATTTCCAAAAGACAGCACTCAGAGATGTTGGTAAAGAGGATATAATCGGAAATTTGTCCG AAGATAGCTGCCTATCTGTGAAGGAGGATGTTCATAGGACAGCTGACAGAGCTCTTGAGTATAAACTGGCTCATGTGATAACTGAACTGACTAAGGAAGAAGAGATGCTTCAAGTTGAGCAGAATATGCAAAAGCAG GTCCAGCAAGAATTGATCGATTTGGAAATGAAAGTGCTGTCAATGGAGGCAATTGCGAAGACGACAAGAGATTTGCAGGTCCTGACTAG GCAGAGTTCCCAGTTAGAACAGAAGTATTCTGGCCTAGCTGGGGAGCTCCAAAGGAGGAGTATGTGTCCTTCTTGTTGTCAAGACAACATTGAGGCTCTTGAAGGCAGTCTTCACGTAAATGAAGCAGACTGA
- the LOC115741226 gene encoding adventurous-gliding motility protein Z isoform X2, which yields MAVAGTDAQKQLLTLIRDFASEKSQGERRVADLRKQIEELRSALDAANAELEGTKLRRETAEQELKGYEVELAVNESAIQTLEARISTIQKEISTVRSDLQDLKSKDSESRDEFINKMFELNAKIRNFQKTALRDVGKEDIIGNLSEDSCLSVKEDVHRTADRALEYKLAHVITELTKEEEMLQVEQNMQKQVQQELIDLEMKVLSMEAIAKTTRDLQVLTRQSSQLEQKYSGLAGELQRRSMCPSCCQDNIEALEGSLHL from the exons ATGGCGGTTGCAGGTACTGATGCACAGAAGCAGCTCCTGACTCTGATTCGCGACTTCGCCTCCGAGAAATCGCAAGGAG AGCGAAGAGTAGCTGATCTGAGGAAACAAATTGAGGAGCTGCGATCGGCGCTGGATGCGGCTAACGCAGAACTCGAAGGCACGAAGCTCCGTAGAGAGACTGCTGAGCAAGAGCTGAAAGGCTATGAAGTTGAATTGGCTGTGAACGAATCCGCTATTCAGACTCTTGAG GCTAGGATTTCCACCATTCAGAAGGAGATATCTACTGTTCGGTCAGATCTACAGGATCTGAAG AGTAAAGACAGCGAATCTAG AGACGAGTTCATCAACAAGATGTTTGAGTTGAATGCCAAAATAAG GAATTTCCAAAAGACAGCACTCAGAGATGTTGGTAAAGAGGATATAATCGGAAATTTGTCCG AAGATAGCTGCCTATCTGTGAAGGAGGATGTTCATAGGACAGCTGACAGAGCTCTTGAGTATAAACTGGCTCATGTGATAACTGAACTGACTAAGGAAGAAGAGATGCTTCAAGTTGAGCAGAATATGCAAAAGCAG GTCCAGCAAGAATTGATCGATTTGGAAATGAAAGTGCTGTCAATGGAGGCAATTGCGAAGACGACAAGAGATTTGCAGGTCCTGACTAG GCAGAGTTCCCAGTTAGAACAGAAGTATTCTGGCCTAGCTGGGGAGCTCCAAAGGAGGAGTATGTGTCCTTCTTGTTGTCAAGACAACATTGAGGCTCTTGAAGGCAGTCTTCAC ctTTAA